A window from Actinomycetospora corticicola encodes these proteins:
- a CDS encoding VC0807 family protein, whose product MAVLDIAAPIVVYDVATGAGVGEVPALLLGAIGPVLSSVLSVVFRRRLDEFSVFILTVIVIGALTSLLFDDPRLLLLKESALTGLIGLVFLGSLLARRPVMFYFGRRFATNGDPGRLAWWEGLWRYEGFRRTQRGMTAMWGLGLLGEAVVRGVLTFLLPVATMVVVNAVVPAVVIGGLVVATTVWGRRSARAGAARAAAAEGADPISA is encoded by the coding sequence ATGGCGGTGCTGGACATCGCCGCGCCGATCGTCGTCTACGACGTCGCGACCGGTGCGGGGGTCGGCGAGGTCCCGGCCCTGCTGCTCGGGGCGATCGGTCCGGTCCTCAGCAGCGTGCTCTCCGTGGTGTTCCGGCGGCGGCTCGACGAGTTCAGCGTCTTCATCCTGACGGTGATCGTGATCGGGGCGCTGACCTCGCTGCTGTTCGACGACCCGCGGCTGCTGCTGCTCAAGGAGTCGGCGCTCACGGGGCTGATCGGCCTGGTGTTCCTCGGCAGCCTGCTGGCCCGGCGGCCGGTGATGTTCTACTTCGGCCGCCGCTTCGCCACCAACGGCGATCCGGGGCGTCTCGCCTGGTGGGAGGGGCTCTGGCGGTACGAGGGGTTCCGGCGCACGCAGCGCGGGATGACCGCGATGTGGGGCCTCGGGCTGCTCGGCGAGGCCGTGGTGCGCGGCGTGCTGACCTTCCTGCTCCCGGTGGCCACGATGGTCGTGGTGAACGCGGTGGTCCCCGCGGTCGTGATCGGCGGCCTCGTCGTCGCGACCACGGTCTGGGGCAGGCGCTCCGCCCGGGCGGGCGCAGCCCGGGCAGCGGCCGCGGAGGGCGCCGACCCGATCAGCGCCTGA
- a CDS encoding cobalt-precorrin-6A reductase, whose product MLVLGGTAEARALADVLTARGHPVTTSLAGRTRDPRLPAGEIRSGGFGGAAGLATALEHTDLLVDATHPFAARMTDHAAQAAAATGTPWVVLRRPGWTEQPGDRWHRVPTTGAASGELGHAQSVFLAIGRQGVHHFVHLDHVRLVRAIEPPDVLPPHAHLILRRGPFALEDERALLAEHRIDTIVAKDSGGATEAKLIAAREAGLVVVLVDRPAPPGGAVVVEDVDSAVEWVESTPIH is encoded by the coding sequence GTGCTCGTCCTCGGCGGCACCGCCGAGGCGCGGGCGCTCGCCGACGTCCTGACCGCCCGCGGCCACCCCGTCACCACCTCCCTCGCCGGGCGCACCCGCGATCCCCGGCTGCCCGCCGGAGAGATCCGCTCGGGCGGGTTCGGGGGAGCGGCCGGCCTCGCAACGGCGCTGGAGCACACCGACCTGCTCGTCGACGCCACCCACCCCTTCGCCGCGCGCATGACCGACCACGCCGCGCAGGCCGCCGCCGCCACCGGCACGCCCTGGGTGGTGCTGCGCCGACCCGGCTGGACCGAGCAGCCCGGCGACCGCTGGCACCGGGTCCCGACGACGGGTGCCGCGTCCGGCGAGCTCGGCCACGCCCAGAGCGTCTTCCTCGCGATCGGACGTCAGGGCGTGCATCACTTCGTCCACCTCGACCACGTCCGCCTCGTCCGCGCCATCGAGCCGCCGGACGTCCTGCCACCGCACGCCCACCTGATCCTCCGACGCGGACCGTTCGCCCTGGAGGACGAGCGCGCGCTGCTCGCGGAGCACCGGATCGACACGATCGTCGCGAAGGACTCCGGCGGCGCCACGGAGGCCAAGCTGATCGCGGCGCGGGAGGCGGGCCTCGTCGTCGTGCTGGTGGATCGCCCTGCGCCGCCCGGGGGAGCGGTGGTCGTCGAGGACGTCGACAGCGCCGTCGAGTGGGTCGAGAGCACACCGATCCACTGA
- a CDS encoding LLM class flavin-dependent oxidoreductase yields MSRLRFGTFLAPFHRAGENPTLALQRDLELIEHLDRLGVDEAWIGEHHSAGSEIIASPEIFIAAAAERTKRIKLGTGVTSAAYHNPLWVADRMVLLDHLTRGRTMLGVGPGSLPSDSSMIGLNPTETRELLDVNLDIIMRLLAGETVTAQTKTHNLVEARLQLRPYTEPCFDIVVAAVASPTGPRMAGRHGVGLLNIGATMTQDGFDALAHHWNVVKERAEHYGQPEPDRDKWRLVGLMHIAETKEQAYRDVEYGIENWFRYFQKTAAFPQMAVEGGDVKEMIDFINEAGIGAIGTPDDARAQVQRLADQSGGFGAMLLLGHEWANPEATKRSWELLAQNVMPHFQGTTWGGVSHAESTQQAKERAGLRRDEYAATQLSAVDHMTQKYADEVASKN; encoded by the coding sequence GTGAGCAGGCTGCGGTTCGGCACGTTCCTCGCCCCGTTCCACCGCGCCGGGGAGAACCCGACGCTCGCGCTGCAGCGCGATCTGGAACTCATCGAGCACCTCGACCGCCTCGGCGTCGACGAGGCGTGGATCGGCGAGCACCACTCGGCCGGGAGCGAGATCATCGCGTCACCGGAGATCTTCATCGCGGCCGCGGCGGAGCGCACGAAGCGCATCAAGCTGGGCACGGGCGTGACCTCGGCGGCGTACCACAACCCGCTCTGGGTGGCCGACCGGATGGTCCTGCTCGACCACCTCACGCGCGGCCGGACGATGCTCGGTGTGGGCCCCGGCTCGCTCCCGAGCGACTCGTCGATGATCGGGCTGAACCCGACCGAGACGCGCGAGCTGCTCGACGTCAACCTCGACATCATCATGCGCCTGCTGGCCGGCGAGACGGTCACCGCGCAGACCAAGACCCACAACCTCGTCGAGGCCCGCCTGCAGCTGCGGCCCTACACCGAGCCCTGCTTCGACATCGTCGTCGCCGCGGTGGCCTCGCCGACCGGGCCGCGGATGGCCGGCCGGCACGGGGTCGGCCTGCTCAACATCGGCGCGACGATGACCCAGGACGGGTTCGACGCGCTGGCCCACCACTGGAACGTGGTGAAGGAGCGTGCCGAGCACTACGGCCAGCCCGAGCCCGATCGCGACAAGTGGCGCCTCGTCGGCCTCATGCACATCGCGGAGACCAAGGAGCAGGCCTACCGCGACGTCGAGTACGGCATCGAGAACTGGTTCCGCTACTTCCAGAAGACGGCGGCGTTCCCGCAGATGGCGGTCGAGGGCGGCGACGTCAAGGAGATGATCGACTTCATCAACGAGGCCGGCATCGGCGCCATCGGTACCCCCGACGACGCGCGCGCCCAGGTCCAGCGCCTGGCCGACCAGTCGGGCGGGTTCGGCGCGATGCTGCTCCTCGGCCACGAGTGGGCCAACCCGGAGGCGACGAAGCGGTCCTGGGAACTCCTCGCGCAGAACGTCATGCCCCACTTCCAGGGCACGACGTGGGGCGGGGTGTCGCACGCCGAGTCGACCCAGCAGGCCAAGGAGCGCGCCGGGCTGCGCCGCGACGAGTACGCGGCCACCCAGCTCAGCGCCGTCGACCACATGACGCAGAAGTACGCCGACGAGGTGGCGTCGAAGAACTGA
- the cbiE gene encoding precorrin-6y C5,15-methyltransferase (decarboxylating) subunit CbiE, translated as MSVTVVGIGADGWPGLTPPARTACAKAAVVLGAPRQLDLLPTEVTARREEWPAPLMPSLPSLLERLGGDELVVLASGDPMFFGIGTSVLRLRPDATVVPHPSSVAFACARMGWAEQDAVVVSAVGRPLEAVRAALAPRRRLLVLADSGALPGRLAALLVGAGYGEARLSVLGSLGAEHETRVDGVAASWNAPDGDPLAVVAVDCPALPDDGLLGRVPGLPDEAYVHDGQLTKAEMRALSVAALRPLPGQLLWDVGGGAGSIGIEWCRAEPTARAIAVESREDRAARIAENAAALGTPGVRVVPGRAPGVLAGLEAPDAVFVGGGVSAPGMLEACRRALRPGGRLVVNAVTLEGEAALVAAHAEYGGEVRRIAISRGRPVGRYVGWKALAPVTQWVLHVRDAGGARTTSDLGGMTPPPWRQQ; from the coding sequence GTGAGCGTCACCGTCGTCGGCATCGGCGCCGACGGGTGGCCCGGCCTCACCCCACCCGCGCGCACGGCCTGTGCGAAGGCCGCCGTCGTGCTCGGGGCCCCGCGCCAGCTCGACCTGCTGCCCACCGAGGTGACCGCCCGGCGCGAGGAGTGGCCCGCGCCGTTGATGCCGTCGTTGCCGAGCCTGCTCGAGCGTCTCGGCGGTGACGAGCTCGTCGTCCTCGCCAGCGGTGACCCGATGTTCTTCGGGATCGGCACGAGCGTCCTGCGACTGCGTCCCGACGCGACGGTGGTGCCGCATCCCTCGTCGGTCGCGTTCGCGTGCGCGCGGATGGGCTGGGCGGAGCAGGACGCCGTGGTGGTCTCGGCGGTCGGGCGCCCGCTCGAGGCGGTGCGCGCCGCCCTCGCGCCACGCCGACGACTGCTCGTGCTCGCCGACTCGGGTGCACTGCCCGGTCGGCTCGCGGCGCTGCTCGTCGGCGCCGGCTACGGCGAGGCCCGCCTGTCCGTGCTCGGGTCGCTCGGCGCCGAGCACGAGACCCGTGTCGACGGCGTCGCGGCGAGCTGGAACGCCCCCGACGGCGACCCGCTCGCGGTCGTCGCCGTCGACTGCCCCGCCCTTCCCGACGACGGGTTGCTCGGCCGGGTGCCCGGTCTCCCCGACGAGGCCTACGTGCACGACGGTCAGCTGACCAAGGCCGAGATGCGGGCCCTGTCGGTGGCCGCGCTGCGCCCGCTGCCCGGGCAGCTCCTGTGGGACGTCGGCGGGGGAGCGGGGTCCATCGGCATCGAGTGGTGTCGCGCCGAACCGACCGCGCGCGCGATCGCGGTCGAGTCCCGGGAGGACCGCGCGGCCCGGATCGCGGAGAACGCCGCAGCACTCGGGACGCCGGGGGTACGGGTCGTGCCGGGCCGCGCGCCGGGGGTGCTGGCCGGCCTCGAGGCGCCCGACGCGGTCTTCGTCGGCGGCGGGGTGTCCGCGCCCGGCATGCTCGAGGCGTGCCGACGGGCGCTGCGCCCCGGCGGGCGGCTCGTGGTCAACGCCGTGACGCTCGAGGGCGAGGCGGCGCTCGTCGCGGCGCACGCCGAGTACGGCGGCGAGGTGCGGCGGATCGCCATCTCGCGTGGCCGACCCGTGGGCCGGTACGTGGGGTGGAAGGCGCTCGCCCCGGTCACGCAGTGGGTGCTGCACGTGCGCGATGCCGGTGGTGCCCGCACCACGTCCGATCTCGGCGGGATGACCCCGCCGCCCTGGAGGCAGCAGTGA
- a CDS encoding hotdog domain-containing protein: MSDGAERGDDASGNPTPLAVLRRLVAEESPLAPIHAATHARLTRVERGCCEARMPTTIGDGLLESLLILADFVLGVSYSSSLRAGDRIVTVRLGVQLIGRPLPGDDLVATGTLDDASRGVGLSSATITDRDGVTIARCVGRNAVLTDGLAEQYGRTAPQWAKRASGWRLLMPHRGEDPTRDGTTMIAHPDMATRNSAGVVQGGALAGLAARGLSHALDTIPDDFAISFVRPVRPGDHPVMCRVVVEHGGRRMRVGRAELVDDRGRLLATANGTSFRH, translated from the coding sequence GTGAGCGACGGAGCGGAGCGCGGTGACGACGCGTCGGGCAACCCGACGCCGTTGGCCGTCCTGCGTCGGCTCGTGGCCGAGGAGTCACCGCTCGCACCCATCCACGCGGCGACGCACGCGCGGCTGACCCGGGTGGAGCGGGGCTGCTGCGAGGCCCGGATGCCCACCACGATCGGCGACGGGCTGCTCGAGTCGCTGCTGATCCTCGCGGACTTCGTCCTCGGGGTGTCGTACTCGAGCAGCCTGCGGGCGGGCGACCGGATCGTCACCGTGCGGCTCGGGGTCCAGCTCATCGGGCGACCGCTGCCGGGCGACGACCTCGTCGCCACCGGCACGCTCGACGACGCCAGTCGGGGCGTCGGCCTGAGCTCGGCCACCATCACCGACCGCGACGGCGTCACGATCGCCCGGTGCGTCGGCCGCAACGCCGTCCTGACCGACGGGCTGGCCGAGCAGTACGGCCGCACCGCCCCGCAGTGGGCGAAGCGCGCCTCGGGCTGGCGGCTGCTCATGCCGCACCGCGGGGAGGACCCCACCCGCGACGGCACCACGATGATCGCGCACCCCGACATGGCGACCCGGAACTCCGCGGGCGTCGTGCAGGGCGGGGCCCTGGCCGGCCTGGCCGCCCGGGGGCTCTCGCACGCCCTGGACACCATCCCGGACGACTTCGCGATCAGCTTCGTCCGCCCGGTCCGCCCCGGCGACCACCCGGTGATGTGCCGGGTCGTGGTCGAGCACGGGGGCCGGCGGATGCGGGTCGGCCGCGCCGAGCTCGTCGACGACCGCGGACGCCTCCTCGCGACGGCGAACGGGACCTCGTTCCGGCACTGA
- a CDS encoding MFS transporter, with the protein MSSVSESGNPGTPPTERRSVVRIVAASMLGTTVEWYDFFLYGVAAAVVFPAVFFPAADPVAGTLLSFGTFAIGFIARPLGGLVFGHYGDKIGRKKLLVLSLLMMGISTFLIGVLPSYATAGVLAPTLLILLRLIQGFALGGEWGGAVLIVSEHGDARNRGFWASWPQAGAPAGQLLANGLLAALAVFQSEEAFLAWGWRIPFLLSAVLVLIGLYVRLSVEESPIFQAARAKAEAAAEGAPPAPPILEVIRRYPREVLVAMGARFAENVSYYLFTIVISTYMKQQYGLPSSFVLNAVLIGAAVHIVTIPLWGAVSDRIGRRPTYVIGAVGVGVWGFAFFGLLDTQSFGLTALAVVIGLVFHGAMYGPQAAFLSELFGTRVRYSGVSIGYQLASVAAGGLAPIIAVALLGATGSGQSIAAYLAVCSVITLVAVFSYSETRDRDLGADDGVVTGASGATGDGSEPTRPAVGT; encoded by the coding sequence ATGTCCTCCGTGTCCGAATCCGGCAACCCCGGAACGCCACCCACCGAACGCCGCTCCGTGGTCCGCATCGTGGCCGCGAGCATGCTCGGCACCACCGTCGAGTGGTACGACTTCTTCCTCTACGGCGTCGCCGCCGCCGTCGTCTTCCCGGCCGTGTTCTTCCCGGCCGCCGACCCCGTCGCGGGCACCCTGCTGTCCTTCGGCACGTTCGCCATCGGGTTCATCGCCCGACCGCTCGGCGGCCTCGTCTTCGGCCACTACGGCGACAAGATCGGCCGCAAGAAGCTGCTGGTCCTGAGCCTGCTCATGATGGGGATCTCGACGTTCCTCATCGGCGTGCTGCCCAGCTACGCGACCGCCGGGGTCCTCGCCCCGACCCTGCTCATCCTCCTGCGCCTGATCCAGGGCTTCGCGCTCGGCGGCGAGTGGGGCGGCGCGGTCCTCATCGTGTCCGAGCACGGGGACGCGAGGAACCGTGGGTTCTGGGCCAGCTGGCCGCAGGCCGGGGCGCCCGCCGGGCAGCTGCTCGCGAACGGGCTGCTGGCCGCGCTCGCCGTGTTCCAGTCCGAGGAGGCGTTCCTCGCCTGGGGTTGGCGCATCCCGTTCCTGCTCTCCGCCGTCCTCGTGCTGATCGGGCTCTACGTCCGGCTCTCGGTCGAGGAGTCACCGATCTTCCAGGCCGCTCGCGCGAAGGCCGAGGCGGCTGCCGAGGGAGCTCCGCCGGCCCCGCCCATCCTCGAGGTGATCAGGCGGTACCCGCGCGAGGTGCTGGTCGCGATGGGCGCCCGGTTCGCCGAGAACGTCTCGTACTACCTGTTCACCATCGTCATCTCGACGTACATGAAGCAGCAGTACGGCCTGCCGTCGTCGTTCGTGCTCAACGCCGTGCTGATCGGCGCCGCCGTGCACATCGTGACGATCCCGCTCTGGGGCGCGGTGTCCGACCGGATCGGCCGTCGCCCGACCTACGTGATCGGCGCGGTCGGCGTCGGGGTGTGGGGCTTCGCGTTCTTCGGCCTGCTCGACACGCAGAGCTTCGGGCTGACCGCGCTCGCCGTCGTGATCGGCCTCGTGTTCCACGGCGCGATGTACGGGCCGCAGGCGGCGTTCCTGTCCGAGCTGTTCGGCACGCGCGTGCGCTACTCCGGGGTGTCGATCGGCTACCAGCTGGCCTCCGTCGCCGCGGGCGGGCTCGCGCCGATCATCGCGGTCGCCCTGCTGGGTGCCACCGGCTCGGGCCAGTCGATCGCGGCCTACCTCGCGGTGTGCTCGGTGATCACGCTCGTCGCGGTGTTCTCCTACTCCGAGACGCGCGACCGCGACCTCGGGGCGGACGACGGGGTCGTCACCGGGGCGAGCGGAGCGACGGGGGATGGTTCCGAGCCGACCCGACCCGCCGTCGGGACGTAG
- the cobM gene encoding precorrin-4 C(11)-methyltransferase — MTVRFVGAGPGAADLITIRGLRAIATSPVCLYAGSLVPEDLLAQCPPHAHKVDTARLTLDEIVAELVAADAAGHDVARLCSGDPAVFSAVAEQTRRLDEAGIAWEIVPGVPAFSAAAAALRTELTVPGVGQSVVLTRDAANATPMPEGESLDVWAATGGTLVLHLAVQRCAEVVTTLLQHRPPHEPVAVVARASRDDELVLRGTLADIAEQVEAAGVKRTAVIVVGPVVGRDTGCESHLYSAQRVRP; from the coding sequence GTGACCGTCCGGTTCGTCGGCGCGGGCCCCGGGGCCGCCGACCTCATCACGATCCGCGGGCTGCGGGCGATCGCCACGAGCCCGGTGTGCCTGTACGCCGGGTCGCTCGTGCCGGAGGACCTGCTCGCCCAGTGCCCGCCGCACGCCCACAAGGTCGACACCGCCCGCCTGACCCTCGACGAGATCGTCGCCGAACTCGTCGCCGCCGACGCCGCGGGCCACGACGTCGCCCGCCTGTGTTCCGGCGACCCCGCCGTCTTCTCCGCGGTCGCCGAGCAGACCCGCCGGCTCGACGAGGCCGGGATCGCCTGGGAGATCGTGCCCGGGGTCCCCGCCTTCTCCGCCGCCGCCGCGGCGCTGCGCACCGAGCTGACCGTGCCCGGCGTCGGGCAGTCCGTCGTCCTCACCCGCGACGCCGCGAACGCCACCCCGATGCCCGAGGGCGAGTCGCTCGACGTCTGGGCCGCCACCGGCGGGACGCTCGTCCTGCACCTCGCCGTGCAGCGGTGCGCGGAGGTCGTCACCACCCTGCTGCAGCACCGCCCGCCGCACGAGCCGGTGGCCGTGGTCGCCCGCGCCTCGCGCGACGACGAGCTCGTGCTGCGCGGCACGCTCGCCGACATCGCGGAGCAGGTCGAGGCCGCCGGGGTGAAGCGGACCGCGGTGATCGTGGTCGGACCCGTCGTCGGGCGGGACACGGGCTGCGAGTCGCACCTCTACTCGGCGCAGCGCGTTCGTCCGTGA
- a CDS encoding PaaX family transcriptional regulator C-terminal domain-containing protein, producing MSENVHRNRRQGSPAALVAALFGTAGRTDLPGPALVALLGDLGLRPEAARRALARMRDAGQLTTTRHGRRVDHHLAGAFGASVLRLRDDRGQVPAWDGAFHTLLHHVPESARPYRDRLRRAAVLVGYGPWQPGVLLCPVDRSDALREVLADVPPDASVVLGRLVPDDGWVGPGGSGGTSSTAVAAAMARRAWALDEVADDLRAHLARLTAVLDDPVPDDGAVALKRLSDATGPVYVDLLRDPGLPAELVPADWPGAELRAVLGRVALAFLPTVVAHVHARIAAAG from the coding sequence GTGAGCGAGAACGTACACCGAAATCGCCGCCAGGGATCCCCCGCCGCCCTGGTCGCCGCCCTCTTCGGCACGGCGGGGCGCACCGACCTGCCCGGGCCGGCCCTCGTCGCCCTTCTCGGCGACCTCGGCCTGCGTCCCGAGGCCGCGCGCCGCGCCCTGGCCCGCATGCGCGACGCGGGTCAGCTGACCACCACCCGCCACGGTCGCCGGGTGGACCACCACCTCGCCGGCGCCTTCGGGGCCTCGGTACTGCGCCTGCGCGACGACCGCGGGCAGGTGCCGGCCTGGGACGGTGCGTTCCACACGCTGCTGCACCACGTGCCCGAGTCGGCCCGCCCGTACCGCGACCGGCTCCGCCGCGCCGCCGTGCTCGTCGGCTACGGCCCCTGGCAGCCCGGGGTGCTCCTCTGCCCGGTGGACCGCTCCGACGCGCTGCGCGAGGTGCTCGCCGACGTGCCGCCGGACGCGTCGGTCGTGCTCGGGCGGCTGGTTCCCGACGACGGGTGGGTCGGCCCGGGTGGGAGCGGCGGGACGTCGTCGACCGCCGTGGCCGCGGCGATGGCCCGCCGGGCGTGGGCGCTCGACGAGGTCGCCGACGATCTCCGGGCCCACCTCGCCCGGCTCACCGCCGTCCTCGACGATCCGGTCCCGGACGACGGGGCGGTGGCCCTCAAGCGTCTGTCCGACGCCACCGGGCCGGTGTACGTCGACCTGCTCCGCGACCCGGGGCTGCCCGCCGAGCTCGTACCGGCCGACTGGCCGGGGGCGGAGCTGCGGGCGGTACTGGGGCGGGTCGCCCTGGCCTTCCTGCCGACCGTCGTCGCCCACGTGCACGCCCGGATCGCCGCCGCGGGCTGA
- a CDS encoding helix-turn-helix domain-containing protein, which produces MPRASGVLPCTVLVDALRLLAADGPAADLERAAASLAGSDPETAALVLRVRATIEAGRRREAELAALVDTARDLAGESDPGLVLDAIVRRARALLGTDVAYLTLYDAGRGDTFMRATAGSVSAAFQGLRLPVGAGLGGLVAQSRHAHWTTRYPADPRYRHTDEIDAAVSEEGIVAICGTPLLVGEEFVGVLFAANRSARPFTPDDVALLGSLAALAAVSLTQTRAAAETATALAGLRAAHADLARAADAHDRFAALVLGGGDVTDLAAALADLLDGWVRVVDDGGAPIATAGPVPDDLDVAACVHAAAADPGRLVAVAGAEAVTVVAAHQQLATLVVAPPAPGAASQGPRSRIVERAATVSALVLLFRAQASESEQRHRGEALLELLGGDTPSAALRDRVRALGVEIRRPHRVLVARCAEHERARLAVDAAHAVGRSGLVAERPDAVVVLLPDDEAGRLAEDLARPASDGSAPVTVGVSEPVLPAEGLVGAAADARRAAEALVALGREGRAGSVAELGFAALLLSRSPDVGGYVESVLGPLLEHDRRRGTDLVGTLAAWFAAGRSPTRAASTLHVHVNTVTQRLDRVRAVLGEDWQDPERTLELHLALRLRGLAR; this is translated from the coding sequence GTGCCCAGGGCGTCCGGGGTGCTCCCATGCACCGTGCTCGTGGACGCCCTGCGGCTGCTCGCCGCCGACGGCCCGGCCGCCGACCTCGAACGCGCCGCGGCGTCGCTCGCGGGCTCCGACCCGGAGACGGCGGCGCTGGTACTGCGCGTGCGGGCGACGATCGAGGCGGGCCGGCGGCGGGAGGCCGAGCTCGCGGCGCTGGTCGACACCGCGCGCGACCTCGCGGGCGAATCCGACCCCGGTCTCGTCCTCGACGCGATCGTCCGACGGGCCCGGGCGCTGCTCGGCACCGACGTCGCCTACCTGACCCTCTACGACGCCGGGCGCGGCGACACCTTCATGCGCGCGACGGCGGGCTCGGTGTCGGCCGCGTTCCAGGGGCTGCGGCTGCCGGTCGGGGCGGGCCTCGGCGGCCTGGTGGCGCAGTCCCGGCACGCGCACTGGACCACCCGCTACCCGGCCGACCCCCGCTACCGGCACACGGACGAGATCGACGCGGCGGTGTCCGAGGAGGGGATCGTCGCGATCTGCGGGACGCCGCTGCTGGTCGGCGAGGAGTTCGTCGGGGTGCTGTTCGCCGCGAACCGCTCCGCACGTCCCTTCACCCCCGACGACGTCGCCCTGCTCGGCTCGCTCGCGGCCCTCGCGGCCGTGTCGCTCACCCAGACCCGGGCGGCCGCGGAGACGGCGACGGCCCTGGCGGGGCTGCGGGCCGCGCACGCCGACCTCGCCCGGGCGGCGGACGCGCACGACCGGTTCGCCGCGCTCGTCCTCGGCGGCGGCGACGTCACCGACCTCGCCGCCGCCCTCGCCGACCTGCTGGACGGGTGGGTGCGGGTGGTCGACGACGGCGGGGCGCCGATCGCGACGGCCGGTCCGGTCCCGGACGACCTCGACGTCGCCGCCTGTGTGCACGCCGCAGCGGCCGACCCCGGCCGGCTCGTGGCGGTCGCTGGTGCGGAGGCCGTGACGGTCGTGGCCGCCCACCAGCAGCTCGCCACCCTCGTCGTCGCCCCGCCCGCCCCCGGTGCCGCCTCGCAGGGGCCCCGCTCCCGGATCGTCGAGCGCGCGGCCACCGTCAGCGCGCTGGTCCTGCTCTTCCGGGCGCAGGCCTCGGAGTCCGAGCAGCGCCACCGCGGGGAGGCGCTGCTCGAACTGCTGGGCGGCGACACCCCGAGCGCCGCCCTGCGCGACCGGGTCCGCGCCCTGGGCGTCGAGATCCGCCGCCCGCACCGGGTCCTCGTCGCCCGGTGCGCCGAGCACGAACGCGCGCGCCTGGCCGTCGACGCCGCCCACGCGGTCGGCCGGTCCGGGCTGGTGGCGGAGCGCCCCGACGCGGTGGTCGTGCTCCTTCCCGACGACGAGGCGGGTCGGCTGGCCGAGGACCTCGCCCGTCCGGCGTCGGACGGGTCGGCCCCGGTGACCGTCGGGGTGTCCGAGCCGGTGCTCCCGGCCGAGGGGCTGGTCGGGGCGGCCGCCGACGCCCGCCGGGCGGCCGAGGCGCTCGTGGCGCTCGGCCGGGAAGGGCGGGCCGGGTCGGTCGCCGAGCTGGGCTTCGCGGCCCTCCTGCTCTCGCGCAGCCCCGACGTCGGCGGATACGTGGAGAGCGTGCTCGGGCCGCTCCTCGAGCACGACCGTCGCCGCGGCACCGACCTCGTCGGCACCCTCGCGGCCTGGTTCGCCGCCGGCCGGTCCCCGACGCGGGCGGCGAGCACGCTGCACGTGCACGTCAACACGGTCACCCAACGGCTGGACCGGGTCCGCGCGGTGCTGGGGGAGGACTGGCAGGACCCCGAGCGCACCCTCGAGCTGCACCTCGCGCTGCGGCTGCGGGGCCTGGCGCGCTGA